A segment of the Populus nigra chromosome 12, ddPopNigr1.1, whole genome shotgun sequence genome:
TCTTGCATTTCCTAGATTGCTAAGATTTCCACATTCCTTTGGCTACAATGATTTTTGGAGCTGATTCTCAATTGAATATCTCCAGCCAGTACAACTTTGTATGTGCAGAGTCCATGTGCACTATAAAGAACTTGAGAGggaaaaagagagggaaaaaaaaacagaagtaaCTGCAGTTTCTCTTGTACCCTATTTGATTCCCGTGAAGCATTTAGGGAGCAGTTCTTTTCCATGATAACCGTCTCATTTTGCACTCTGGTTTGGTATTAGTTTCTTTGTAGTTTAGTGGTCCAACAACTTAACATGATGCACCTGCCATTGTTCTAATTATTAGGTCATCGTTAATGAAACTTTTGATGGTTATGAATTGACAGGGTAACCCAGGTAGATCCCTTGAGTACCTATTGGTCAACTTCCGATGATGGTGCTGATGTTGAAACAGAAAGAAGAGAACGGAAGGGGTGGAAGGTGAAGATACATGATCTTTCTGGCTCGGCTGTTGCGGCAACCTTCATAACAACTCCCTTTGTGCCAGCAACAGGTTGTGATTGGGTTGCTAGGTCCAACCCAGGAGCTTGGTTGATTGTTCGTCCAGATGCTTGCAGGCCTGACAGCTGGCAGCCATGGGGAAAGCTTGAGGCATGGCGTGAACGTGGCATCAGAGACTCCATTTGCTGCAGATTTCACCTCCTGTCTGAAGGCCAGGAAGGTGGTGAGGTTCTCATGTCTGAGATCCTCATCAGTGCTGAAAAGGGTGGGGAATTTTTCATAGACACTGACAGGCAGTTGCGAACTGCAGCAACTCCAATACCAAGCCCACAAAGTAGTGGAGATTTTTCAGGACTTAGTCCCATTGTTGGTGGTTTTATTATGAGCTGTCGAGTGCAGGGGGAAGGGAAGCACAACAAGCCATTGGTTCAGTTGGCCATGCGACATGTAACATGTGTGGAGGATGCTGCAATCTTTATGGCACTTGCAGCTGCAGTTGATCTTAGCATTGTAGCTTGCAGGCCTTTCCGTAGAAAGCTCAGAAAAGGGTTTCGCCattctttttgaaaaacacAAACTAAGGGGATTGGTTTTCATGAACAAAGAATGGCTctattttactctcttttttctttcattgttgTAAAATTGGAAATGTACAGGAACTCTTATTTACCTTTTCCTGAAATTGTCAACTCAATCATATGGTACAAGTTCAGCCACATGAAAACTGTGCCCAGGCTTCATTTTCGGGACTTAATGCTTATGAAAATAACTTGCTTTATGGGTTTTCAACTCTGTGGCGTCTTCGCCATTGAAAACCTTTTTTCAGGTTAGCTTGACACCATCTTTCTTTCAGGAAAATTGTCAAATGCATTCCCAGCTTGACCTCAGAAAAGGGATTAGTTTTTAGGGGGCATCACATTGTGGCTCTAGACAAGGGAAACGCAGGTTTGCAGATGTAGAAAATCTTTATGCCGACTGTCCACAAATATCACCACCGATTGGTTGCTCTGCCGTTTTAGTAGCCATAGTTGTAGCCGAATCAGCAGGTGGCGTAGAGCAATGTCTGTAGGGTGGTGGACTCCACCAACTACCTGGaagcccttttcttttcagtaaaacaaaatgaagaaaagtCAGCTGCCTATTTTCTCAACCAAACTGAATTATGGCTTCAATTTTCCAATGCTTGTAACGAGTCTAAGTGAACAAGTAATGCTAAATCTCAAATGTCTCACAGATTGTGGACCCAAGATGAACTATGTCGTGTTTAACGGCAGAGTTAAGGCACAATCTTCATCCATATGATCTAACCTGCCTTGCGCAACTAGCAATCAGCATACATAGATGCCTGGGAAAATCATTGATGACTTTCGAAACAAATTGGTGGTAAATATGAGCTTGTTTAATTATCCAATAGATTACCACCATTGCGGGATTGGAGCCCTTTTCCAATTCAAACTATTTTCGCATCAAGCCTATATTCCCCCTATGGTGGCGCATCTAAAGAATGCTAGAATAAAGTGAACAGATTCTatggttttaaaatttgatccggGTTCTGTTCTTGAAACAGCACCGGGCAACTTCAAAATTTGATCGGAACCTCCTACCATTGAATTCTTGGGTTTTGAAACTGAGTTCCAATCCAAGGAAGCCTCTTTGTACTGATACTTGATCATACTAAGGAGGCTTCTTCAGAGCAAGCATTGAAGCAATTAATAGAACTTGAAAATTGCATCACAAACGGGCTACTTGCGGGGAAAAAAAGTCACAATTGTTAAAATCGCgagttaactcgtaaaattataaaatttttattttatgattttacgagtcaacatgTATATAACGTGTCAAATCgagttaaaacttaaaattggTCAAACTCGATTAAAATCGGTAAAATCAGACCGATTTTATGAGTTTGATGGACCGATTTTACGAATTTGACCGATTTTGACTGATTtcgagttttaattaaaaaatttactgccTCTTTATTCGAGTCCCCTGACTCTCCATTACATAGTTCCCACTCCCCAGTCTCCCCTTTCCCGTTGCCCAAATCTCAAATTCTCAATCTTAGCAGACTAACATCAATATTAGAGGATCTTGGATATAGGGAATCCTTATAATGTATTTTAGACTGGGAAGGCATGATCAGAAGATCAAAACCATAGGAAGACAGAGGTAGATggttgttgctacccaatttttgacccatgttttaataatttttaaaaataaaaaaataagggtttacatgtggcgacAACATAGAACATCAGGGCTAAtattaaagaagcaatatgtcaaggagataattactgaatcatatataattaatgcaatataaaataccatagatatatgatttgattcgtgatggttatggaaaataatcactgcaataaaaaaaaataccatatatataagatttgttggtgctggttatagaagacaatctctacaataattattgcaatatttccttaaataaaacgtgtagagattttctatataagtgaaCATCCAGCCATATGCtgagaggaggagaaaatttaCATAGTacaatttttaaagagaaaattttagggcaaccaggaaaaaaaaacaaaaccctaaacctatttttttctaCCGGCCGAAACCGAGCCCTTCCCCCACTCTCatcttttttgaaaacaaagcaGACCCCCCCTTCccttggaaaaaaaaccaaaactgacGCCCCAGCTTTTCGCCCTtcaccttcttcttcctcactCACCTGCTATTCTCCATAGACACCCGGACACAAGCCTCTCTTCCCCTGTTTTAGCCGACTTAGAGCATCCGGTCACCACCTCCTCATCTCTCTCTATCGGTTGCAGCCCCTTCGCCAGACCTCACTCCCCCAGCCTGCAACCATCGTAAACACCATTTACAGGCCTTCCCTCTCTGTCAAcacagcccacacagcccccCTAGAAACGGCtctccattcatttttttttctccctcagCTCAGCCCCGTGCGCCTGATAACATTCAAAACCAGATGGAACCAGCAGAAGCCACACCTTTCCTCAGCTGCAGTAGCAGAATCAGCAGAAGCCATCCCCTTCCAGTACTAACAcgagaaacagaggagaaataTCGACCAGCCAACGGGCCACCATTTCCCGTTTCGTCTGCAACCGCGCCTGAAACAAGCAGCGACAACAGCCTGCAAGCCTGGCTCCACCGTGAACAGCGAGTAGGGGCGTCCTTCGTGAGCAACAACCAGTCGTCTTCCTCCACTTCGCCTCCAGCCGCTGCCTCTCCAGGTAAGTCTTTCTTTCCCTGTTCTTGTTTTGCATTTACTAAAGCATCTGGGCACTGTGcgaaggtaaattaattaccttcgcactgtgcaGTGCATGCGTGAGTAATTCACGCATGCAATATGCAACAGTGCCCAACCGGGTCATTGGTttgggccagtgacccggctaggCTTGCTGGGttcagcccagccacatgggccgAGCCGGACCcagtccaaaaaaataataataatatcgtTGGTTTTTCTCGTGTATTTAGTTTatggtttgttattttttttatattgtgaaaatacaaatctggtattaaaatacccgattttttctatgaaatattgcaaatatatgtatgtatatatgtctgaaaaaacaaaaaaatgttttcttgtatGTTGCATACGGCTAAtactctaacatgttttgaacgttctttttatataaaaaaaaatattggaagttttgaaaatgtgttttcgcatgaatttcttaaacacaataaaaaattattttcttgcatttctggattttacaacatgtttgtaaaactccaaagggtattggccaatattccaaaaaatataaaaatcttattttggggggaattaatctattattcaccgttaatgtttggataaagaaaccccaaagggatgaatatccaaaatattattgggaataacttgttattattcaccgttaatgtttggataaagaaaccccaaagggatgaatatccaaaaacTGATGGGATCCTTAGATTTTTGTCtatcctccttgcgatttacgagtcgtaaactcttgaaatactaaggggaaaatgagcttttaaagcacatggaatctccttggatttctatcttaataaatttagtttgaatcaaacctaggaaaattgatgggattagaaaacaccaacaccatagcaattataagacaaaccaaattaacaccaagcagcttaccttaggtagggcgtactaggggtgctaataccttccctttacgcaattagtcccttgccttagaatctctgaaagaccagttaggtttcctagtgaccataatactaggtggcgactccctttactcctttacaaacaaaacaaagaccccGAAACCAATCGAGGATTGCCGCGACGCCGCGACCCgatcgcgagggtgcgacaatgGTGATGAATCAAATGAGTAAAATAAGATATAGGAATACTTATATAGAGAGAAATACTGTGTTTTAGACTAACCATTTGTTAACTATAAAGAGAGACGATAAAGACTCAGAGAGAGCTTGAAATACATGTCTTGCTTGGTGGGATATTTGAACATTATTTCTAAGATTTGTTACTGACATAAAAAAGATGGAAGGTGAGGTGGCATGAGAttaaattgatgtcattttgtatgtttttgttCTCGTTGTCACAGGTTCACTATATTGgtctctattaatttttttttaagttggtgATATACCTTAGAATGTTGTATCATCTCACTAGTTGCCTGCACTGTGTTTCAAGACCTATCTTCTAGAAAATGTTCTGAAACTCTATCAATAAAACATAGttgttcaatcttattttttttctttttgtatttttaagttatttaaaccgtgtatgaatttttatttgaattatgtattttaaggtgtttggacatttgtattgtttatttttttttattttaattgtgttatattattatttactacttgacTGAAATT
Coding sequences within it:
- the LOC133669948 gene encoding uncharacterized protein LOC133669948 — encoded protein: MDPQAFIRLSIGSLGLRISGTTLNSAQSGLQAFSSPCSCEIRLRGFPVQTIAIPLLSSPEVAPEIHSIASIFYLEESDLKALLTPGCFYANQACLEISVFTGRKGSHCGVGIKRQQIGTFKLEVGPEWGEGKPVILFSGWIGIGKNKKESGKPGAELHLRVKLDPDPRYVFQFEDVTTSSPQIVQLQGSIKQPIFSCKFSRDRVTQVDPLSTYWSTSDDGADVETERRERKGWKVKIHDLSGSAVAATFITTPFVPATGCDWVARSNPGAWLIVRPDACRPDSWQPWGKLEAWRERGIRDSICCRFHLLSEGQEGGEVLMSEILISAEKGGEFFIDTDRQLRTAATPIPSPQSSGDFSGLSPIVGGFIMSCRVQGEGKHNKPLVQLAMRHVTCVEDAAIFMALAAAVDLSIVACRPFRRKLRKGFRHSF